Proteins found in one Labrus bergylta chromosome 8, fLabBer1.1, whole genome shotgun sequence genomic segment:
- the LOC109987422 gene encoding histone H4, whose product MSGRGKGGKGLGKGGAKRHRKVLRDNIQGITKPAIRRLARRGGVKRISGLIYEETRGVLKVFLENVIRDAVTYTEHAKRKTVTAMDVVYALKRQGRTLYGFGG is encoded by the coding sequence ATGTCTGGAAGAGGAAAGGGAGGTAAAGGACTCGGTAAAGGAGGCGCTAAGCGTCACCGTAAAGTTCTCCGTGATAACATCCAGGGAATCACCAAGCCCGCTATTCGCCGTCTGGCTCGTCGTGGTGGAGTCAAACGTATCTCTGGTCTCATCTACGAAGAGACCCGTGGTGTGTTGAAGGTGTTCCTGGAGAACGTTATCCGTGATGCCGTCACCTACACCGAGCATGCCAAGAGAAAGACCGTCACCGCCATGGATGTGGTTTACGCTCTGAAGAGACAGGGACGCACTCTGTACGGCTTCGGAGGTTAA